The nucleotide sequence CTACATATAGTCCACTATATAAAGATTACAACGTAGCTACACAAGCATCGAAAAACACAAAGGATGGATACAATTGCTTCAGCTTGACTGAATTTTAAAAGGTTTCTATATACCTTTTCGAGTCGCCATTGATATATATATGGGAAGGCGTAATCAAGaacattaaaaaaatacattgtgaTGTTCTGGGTTTAATGGagattaaaatgacttgtttgggTGACGTCCATACAACAAGTTATCCAAAACTTTGGGTGACGTTTATGAATATGTTGTAAAAAGATAAACTCTTCTTGCACTAGTGATCATAGAAAGCATGAACGAACTTTGGCTAACTAACTTTCTGAGGCCACACTGCATTTGAACCCCTCCAGGAACAAATTATTGAGACGGTTATTGTGCCTGAGACATCTGGCCACCCATTCAAGCACTTTGATTAGCACTATGTTGTCCTCCACGAGGATTGAAAGCAGACCCCCCCTACTTGTGCATTCATCAGACCTCTTTGAAGCTACACATGTGATTGGACTCCAGCACCATGTGAAAGATTTTGGATCCCGCTGAGCCCCATGATTCCGCACCTGCAAACTGGATCTGATGGATACCTTGGTTCCGCAGTTGCTCCTATGGACCAGGTGGAaattgcaaagttttgcaaacaactgagatcgctgaagcacgttgatatcattgtgaggcCTGCCAAGCTAAAGAAAGAATACCAAATCCACAAGTATTGTGATGTGATGCAGCGATGGCGGGCGTTTTGGTACGATCTAGGCATTATCATCGCAAACTTGTTGGATAGTTCTTTCACTTCCCGGCAGCGCTCGAATTGACGAAACCAAGCATTACCAGGGAAATCCTCTCGCTTCTCCAAGTCCCCAAAGCTTGGTTATTTGATATAACCCTTTTACTCCCCGTTCAATGTATTTTTCTGACCCGGATGGGTCTGCGGACGTTTGATGTACCATGTCAGGTGACAAAAAGTGTTTGAACCGCGTGGTTCAGACCGGATTTGATGCATACTAGGCTACTAGCATTGGAGTTGCCCTAACctttccatatgcaagcatcatcGTCGCTAGTTTAATCGTAGAACGAGATAGTCCCACCGTTCGTTTCAGCGGCCACCGACGGGAGGCACGTGCGACGTTGTttctccactactattaaacaatcaaacaagaactttcTTACGTGCACCCCGTAAAACGTACACGGATTCATTATGAACGCATGATTAAGCCCAGTAAACTCAATCTAACGGCTAGCCTTAACCTAATCCATTCTCTGTGTGCACTTaacaatttacattgactgaccgtgcTTCATCATATGAAACTCCACGTCCGAtcaattaggaaactataatcaTGATCGCGTTTTCTTAGGAAACTAATCACGATCACATCTTCTTAGGAAACTAATCACGATCACgttttattaggaaactaatcatgaTCGCattttattaggaaactaatcatgaTCGCattttattaggaaactaatcgggTATATTCGCACACATTGACACGTCCATCACCTCGACCTCCTGGATCACGATCCTATCTCTCCCAAGAAAAACCACCACAACCGGACTCCACTCAGCGGCGACAAGGAGCCAAGGACCAACAACTCCTTCTCAGGGGACGCTGCCGGAGTGCCGGTAATTCGTGAACCGCCGAGGGTGCCGCACCGGTCGCCCCTTCTCAGGGGATGCCGTTGGAGTGCCGGTAATTTATGTTGCTTGTAAGACAACTGCCCAGCCAGCATTTATGGTTTCTTGCGAACTTACACGACGTGCCTGTGCTGACTTGTATTTTTCAAAATAAGGTTTCTATGCATTACTAACCAGAGTGTGCTATCTTTATATCTTCGGTGTTTCTTAGCAGATGTCGTTTACATGTGTCATCAACACATTATTTGTTTTTTCTTAATTTGTAACACTTGTACTGCTGGAGTTGGTTTATTTTAAGTTGTTACATTTGGAACTCCTTTCACTTCATAAAGGGGCTGGATGGTCTAAATTGCAAGATGTGATTTTTTTTCTCTCACATGAACCATCtataaataaatatattttttactATTCTTCTACGTATAAATACTTTGAGGTCCTTTCGCTGTTCATTCGGTTAATGGTTAGGAACTAATGACCATCAAATTATTTTTATTGTTTGATAGTATTACACATAAGTGGGTGTAAAGGAAAACTATCAAAAATGGTCATGACTTGcatttttttcttattttctacAACTGGTGCTTCTCCATATGTCCCCATTGTGTTCCGGGATATTATTTTGTACTATTGTTTTCCTATGTCTACCCTTGTATTTATTCAGCGCATTGTTCTTTTCGCATTTTGGCATGAAAGCTTGCTGGCTTGGAGGAGGATGAACACAGATGAAAGAGGGGAAACATTGTAGAATTGTGTATGTTGCTTGCCAAGTTTAGCTTTGGATTTTTAGTGCTTTGACACTTCGTGCAGAATGAACTAAACATTTACATGTCAAGAGCATCTTGATGCATATAAAGAGTAAACGGAGGCATGAAATAACGAGTTGTATGGGTTGATTTATACTCTCCAGTTTTATGTATGTTTGTGACTGTGTGTACCAGACATGAACATTCATCGTTTCATGCGTTGTCAAGCTTTCCTATACGCCACGAGACGCAAAGCAACCTTTTATCTACCACATGTTGGCATCTACTTGAAATGCAACCAATAAttatacgtgcgttgcacgtgaaCACTTACTAGTTGCAGAGAAAAATGAGGGAAAAAAAAGGGTTTCCACGCGTCTGGCCAGTTGGTCTAAAATCGGGCTGGCCTGCTGGAGCCTGGTCCTCTCCCAGCGCATTGTTGATTGATTCACGGGAAGAGCGAGACGAGATGCCAAGAAGTCGGGCAAGTCGTGAGGCCGCCTGCCTCCGCCCGCCCAGGACTCGATCTTGATCCCCGTCCTCCTGCCCGCGAGCCAGATTGGACGCCGCGGGAGCGCCCAGATCCCGCCATGAATCCCGAGTAGTAAGtccctccctcctctgctcccccccccccccagcagttCCGACCGGGGTCGGGGCTTTTAGGGTGAGATGAGATCTCTCTGGATCTGGCGCGGGGGAGAGTTGACCCTCGATCCCAGCAGATTCGTCgcgtttttttcttttcttgcttgGTCTGGATCGCGTCCGCGGGGGGAATGCCACCTAGgagagtttgtttaaattattagGCGAAATTTGAAGCGTAATCGTTTGCTCAATGGACCTATATCGCTGGATGCCGCCGGGTAGATGCGCTTCATTTTGATTAGTGTTTCGAGGGGCTGTTTATTGTGGATTTCAGGTTTCTACTACGGAGTACTATCTAATGGCAGTAAAAGAACAGGCAATTTTGTCTGCACAAGGAGGATAAGTCTATTTTGGTGAATTATGCATGCTAATATCACTTGCACCATCTCTAGTTTCGCAATCACTTTATTGAGTCTCATGTTTTTACTCCCAAAAAGGAATGAAAGAAAAAAACATTCATATCCTACTTGTTGATACTGTTTGGCTAAATTATGGGTCAGTTGATCGGATTTGCATATTTCTAGAATGCACCAGTCTGCTCAACATCCTTTACATGCACGACCCAATGCTTGTTTGTTCGTGGGCTGATATAACTGTTCGTTCGGTTACTGCTCTAACTGTGGTTGCACTTCACTCATTCAATGTTACAATATCATTGTATCTGAATGCTGCAAGGGGAACTATTTTACATTCTTTCACACGCTAGTCCATAGGGATCAAAGGGATCTATTAGCCTAGCAAAACTGACATTTTGGCTGAGTATTAAACACTGAAATATCTCTTCATCTGTCGCTGCCTAGGTGTCTAAGCCTGACAATATTATTCCATCTAATTGTTGTGTGTTATTATCTTGAGAATACATTGCTCTTTGAGTTTATTTTCAATCTTCCAAGCCTGGAGATAGTTATTGTATCTTTTATCATCTTtgaaagtggtcggacccttccccggaacCTGCGTAAGTGGGAGCTATGttcaccgggctgcccttttttatcATCTCGAAAATGCCATCACTGCTTGTTTTCTTCTCTGCGCACTGTGTTTGATGGAGACTAACATTCTAATATTTGGCCATGCAGTGATTACCTCTTCAAGCTTTTGCTTATTGGAGACTCAGGTGTTGGCAAGTCATGTCTGCTGTTAAGATTTGTTGTAAGAATCTCTATAGCAAGTATGATCCATTTTGCTATCTTTTTCCCATCTATATATTATAGATTTTCCATGTTAAAATTAGGTAGTTCATGGAATTAACCATTTTGTTTATAGGATGTGTAAGCTGAATCATTACTCACAAATGTTCTAATTTAAATTGCTCAACCTGAATAGTTCATTATTGGTAGCTACATTTTTCCAAAAGATGATGGGCATCCCTAggtacatccatttcagcgacaagtaattccgtcttaaatggatgtatttagctagatacatccatttgagcgacaagtaattccggacggagggactaGTATATTGTAGTATGCCCTTGAGGACAACTAATTATACTTACTATTAAATTTACCTGTGCTGCTTTGTTTGTTTGCCTCTTTAATATTTTGACTCTTGGCAGGACGACTCATACCTGGATAGTTACATCAGTACTATTGGAGTTGATTTTGTAAGCACATTTACTTTCTGCATAGTGTTTTTTGGCTGCTACAGATCCTTCTATCGAGCATAacttatttgaaaaatgttgacagAAAATAAGGACCGTGGAGCAGGATGGAAAGACTATCAAGCTGCAAATCGTGAGTCTAGCTTATCTCGTGATTTACGTGATATGCATCTGTTGCTAGTAACCAAGCATGCCTGTGCAAGTACCATTTAGTTGTGATTTTGTTGATGATCTGTAAAACTTCATTGATACATAATTCTCCCAGTAACCACTATTATTTTGTGGGATGCAAGTCATGATTGCTAGTTGAAGTCGATTGATATGGAACAGACACACTCAACCGCTTCTCCTGAATATATATGAACTCTGTTGTCACTTTGTGGTTCTCTTTAGTCTGTCCAGTTAATATAATTGGACCATTAAAAGTTTTCATTATTTGTCTTTCCTATGAAGATTCATTCTTTCTGGATATTTAGAAATGAAAAATAGATGTAGCTCAGTTTGAACATGAGGGATGGCAGTCTTGCAGCTTATGTGTACGTGCTCTTTAGATTTGGCAATTCCTCTGTTTTTCATCTCCCACTTCAGTTGCAGTGATACAGGCTAGTATTATCCTTTTCAAAGTTATTAAACCCCTTCATTCTACAAAACTTCTTTTTCAGTGGGACATTGCTAGGCAAGAACGTTTTAGAACTATTACCAGCAGCTACTACCGAGGGGCCCATGGGATTATTGTAAGTCCGCTTATACAAACTTCATTTAGTCAGATAACGAATTTACATTTATGATGGCTTGACCGGAATATTCAAATGGTCTTGCAGATCGTCTATGATGTGACAGACCAAGATAGCTTCAACAATGTGAAGCAGTGGTTGAACGAGATTGACCGCTATGCCAGTGAGAATGTGAACAAGCTTCTGGTGGGGAACAAATGTGATCTGGCTGACAAAAGAGCTGTGTCATATGAAACAGCAAAGGTATCCTTGAGTCTCGTGCAAACATAATTTTTTTGTTGTTCACTTCACAATCTGCAGATTCCAACCTTCCATTCCTTGAAGGCATTCTCACTGCTATTTGTCTTTATTTTTATGTACATATATAGGCATTCGCTGATGAGATTGGCATTCCATTCATGGAGACCAGTGCAAAGAACGCCCTGAATGTTGAACAGGCTTTCATGGCCATGGCTGCTTCGATCAAGGATAGGTTTGGACCCACACTGAAACTAGCATTCATGATGGTTTATATTAACGTGCTAGTCTATGAACTTTAGATGAAGAACTTACTGAAAACAATGGCCTATGTTTCCAGGATGGCGAGCCAGCCAGCCGCAAACAACGCTCGCCCGGCTACTGTACAGATCCGCGGGCAACCTGTCGAGCAGAAGACCAGCTGTTGCTCATCTTAGAAAACCATGCAAACTTGTTGATGCTCCATCACCTTTATACATGTTTTCTTATTTGTTTTTACTTGTTATCTTTATTCTTTTCTTTCTAGTGTACCTGCCTTCTGAAATTGTGTAAGTTGGATGAATATATCTTCTTACATTCGCAGTTGTTTTTATGGTTAACTTGGAGTGACACTGCTGGTCATAGTACTCGATCTGTACCTATACGGTTCTATTACTAATGATATTATACGATAGCcggtttcttttttcttctctcatCGAGATACAAACAAAGAAAGGGAGTATGATGATTTTTTTTTTTGGTAATTGGAGTATGATTATCTGATCCTGTAATATGGTGACTCCTGAATTATCATTTTGTCAAAAAGTTCACTATGATTATGCTTTCAGGCTGTCGCACATTTCAATGAAGTGAGCACCCTGAATTTGTAAAATTGATCAATTAAAATTTGTAACATTGAGGAGGAGGTCGTCAGCATGAAGTCGTGGGTCTTCACTTTTTCCTTCTTGAGGGATACATTTTCATGACAACTTTATATTAATATGGCAGTTTTTATTACTTGGCAAATATGGATACATCATTTTTAGATTATACTCTCTCTGTGTCTTTATATAAGGCATTTTTTTTGATAAAATTGCACAATGTAAggtgaccggcggggccctcgaAAAGAGTTATCTTTTCTGCTTAACAGTCTACCAACCCTGGAAACGGTTCAGCCGGAGGTAGGGTCCAGTGGCGggaagactagtcacaatggggagtaacttagactagtaacatcacATTttactaggctatgttactacttccacggtgggtagtaacatatgtgtatTGTCATGTTATGGTTCATTTATTAGTCTATAGACTCATATTGTCTTGGCacgtgtgatgttacagtaactagttaAGTTACCATCATCACCTATCTcatcattaaatatgtgccacataagcaaagttatCTTAAAAATgtgatgttactcccactgtggccaGTCGAAGAGCACTGCACGTCGCGCAGTGTCCGGTGCGCCCCCAGCGGCCCATGAAAATTCGGAGGACCGAGTACCGTTCATGATTTATTATCCTACGAAATAGACAAGTTAGACAAGGGGAATTTGTCTTAAATAgtctataattatgtgccttgAAAATAGTACACCTTAGATAAAAGAATAGAGGGAGTATCGTAGTGGAGCCTTCTGCTTCACTTCCTCCCTTCCCTAATATAAGGTTTATTTGTTTTTTCAAATAATCAAGTGAGTGCATGTTTGACtgagttttaaaaaaaatatcaaTATCCAGAATACGAAATTTATATTATTTGTTTCATCATGAATAGTAGActcatattttatctattaggtattgcacatgttattattttattctataatcttggtcaaacatttaAATGATTGACTTACACGGAAACCAATACATCTTATATTCTTGAATGGAGGGTACTAGCTAATCGGGACAGTGGTTAAACAAAATATAAGGAGAATTGTGGAATAAAACGTGCATTCTCATAGACCGCTGTCACGGGTTGGATAGAATTGTCACCAATCAGCATACAATTTGCCTCCACATTTATTTTTGCGGATGCCTCCACATTAACTTGCTACATGCACATGAGCCCATCTCTGAGATCCCGGACTTCCGAAGTACCAACATCTTAAATGAAGGGAATCCCACTGCCAGGAAATAACCCTTGTCGTCTCAAATGATAGCACCAGTTCCTCCTGACTCCCGAGCCACTGTCACTAACAAATGTAGTGTCAACATTTAGTTTAAAGAGGCCTTCTTTTGGCTTCTGCTAGCCATGTCTTGGATTTGCACCTTGGTTCCCTCGGCTAATCCTCCTTCCGAGCCATGAGATTCATATTAATGATAGTTTATCATGCTAAGAAGGAAATAATAATAGAACCGAGCCCCCGTGTCGCTCCCATGTGATCGGCTCGGGCGGACGAGAAAGACCTAACAAAGCCTCCACCACGGATCCTTCTAGTGATGCAGATCTTGCCCGAGTTGTAGAAGATCTGTGTGGTGCACGCTTCGCCTCTGTCGATGGTACATCTGGATTCATTTATGACCCCTGAGTATGGTTATGTCTCCACCCACACTACCACCGCTAGAGACCAACCAATCGCTCGTCTTTGTGGAGCATGAATGGTTGGGCACCTGCTGTCTTCCACTCGCCTAAGCCCATCAGGCAGGTGGTTCCTGCTAGTGACGAGGTTGTGGCATCTAATACATTGACGTCTGTTTTTTAGGCTCTCTTCGCTAAACAATTTCAACTAATAACCGAAATGGATGGACCTGACAATGACGGGTTGTTGCCTCATGAAGGGGAAGGCAACCAGGGGCAAGAGCAAGAGGGTTCCCTCTAGCCATCGTGTGTTCATCTTGATGAAGAAGCCTTTTGGGAGCAAAAGTAAGAACAGTGAAACCATAGATAAGGCATCAACGACTGCTTGATGGACGATGTTCGATGTCTTTTTGGTAGGGGTTTCTTTGTGATGTTGCGATTTATTGGTTGATTTGTGGTTATAATGGGTTGGGAGCACATATTTGTCCTTTTGAATGGTCACGGAGATTCATGCTTTGAAAGTAGACAACACATGGTCATACTGTAACGGTTTTCGCCTGATTTTTGTTAATTAATTAGACAATTCTATTCGAGTGCAGTGTTTTGGTGGCTAGTCTCATCTACACCCATGTAAAACAAGAATCAcgacaaattcaaaaaaaatctatttttttgcACGGTAGAAAAATTATTGCGTGAGGTCCTCTCCAATTTTCATATCATTTAGACATTTGAGTAACTCTCagcaaaaaaggcaaggacagTGCATGAACAATTAAGTTTTTTACAGACctcgaatttgtcttttttgcctagagccgctcagatgtccaaatgattcgAAAATTAGAGCGGAcatcacgcatcaaattatctatcgcaaaaaattagaattttttgaatttttctagtatttgtgtCGACCTTTTCTTCAGCGTGGGTGCAAATGAGCCTAGGCTCAGAAGTGGATTATCGATTCTACTCTACTTAATTAATTGATGAGACAATTCTTATACTTTCTTTGTGGGAAAAAACTTTCGATTTATTCATCTTCAACCATGGTAGTGCAACAAACATtagaataataaaaattacatcaagattcATAGACGACCTAGTGACGACTACGAGCACTGAAATGAGTCGAAGGCGCGCCGTTGTCATCGCCCCTCCCCCACCGGagcgggcaaaccttgttgtagtagacagtcgaaaaGTCGTTGTGCTAAGGCTCCATATAGAACCaatgcaccagaacagcaaccgccatcGATGAAGAGTGTATATCTGAAGgatccaatccgaagacacacGAAAACAGATGAATGAAGAAAAGATTCGAGAAAATCCATCAAAAATAGATttgtcggagacacacctccacacgcgcACCGGCggatgctagacgcatcaccgaAAATGGGGGGCTAGGCTGAGAGACCAACAACCCCTCTCGAAGGAGCCGTGTCGTCTCGCTTTTCTAAGCAGGACATAAACACTAACGAGACtcgaaaaataataatctaaaaacggagccctcccaccgggcACTGGTAAGGGCTGGGATCCACTCCACCTCCAcgaccctaaggccaccggagaagGAGACAGGGCGGGCTGGCGGGAGGCAGACTTGAACAATATTTGGAAGTTTAGATCAGGGATATACTCtctccgtctcaaaataaatgactcaactttgtagtt is from Triticum aestivum cultivar Chinese Spring chromosome 3A, IWGSC CS RefSeq v2.1, whole genome shotgun sequence and encodes:
- the LOC123060038 gene encoding GTP-binding protein YPTM2-like, which encodes MNPEYDYLFKLLLIGDSGVGKSCLLLRFVDDSYLDSYISTIGVDFKIRTVEQDGKTIKLQIWDIARQERFRTITSSYYRGAHGIIIVYDVTDQDSFNNVKQWLNEIDRYASENVNKLLVGNKCDLADKRAVSYETAKAFADEIGIPFMETSAKNALNVEQAFMAMAASIKDRMASQPAANNARPATVQIRGQPVEQKTSCCSS